AGGGAGTTCACCGCGCGGAAGAACGCGGTACTGTATTTCGCGTAGTGGTCGCGGTGGGCCGAGAAGGTAACCAGGACCGCGATACGGTCTTTGATGGTCGCGAGGTAACGGGTGAAATAGCTGGGAACTTCCGAACCCAGGTGCAGACCGTCGACCCAGGGGTGCTCGTTGATCGAGACCCGCTTGGGGGGATAGATCACGCGCGAGGTGGTCGTGCCCATGGAGCGGTAGGTGACTTGCTGGGCCGTGTTGAGATGGGCGATGTAGGCCTCGAAGGTGTCCATCGGTCCGACCTCTTTCGCGGTCAGGATGATGATCGCCTCGCGGGACTCTTTTTGATCACCGCTGCGGCAAACCCACTCGGTTTGTTCCAGAGCGCAGTTCCAAGTGTCGGGCATTTCAAAAGAAACGTAAGCGTTGCGCCACAATTTGGCTTGGGCCGGCAGGGCCAGCGCACAGCCGAGCCCCAAAAGCACCGCGAGTGAGGTCATCCGTTTCGACATTCGGCCGCTCCTTTGCGAGTTGAACATCCCATGTTTGTCAGTGACTGAGAGAGTCGAACGCCTTCATTATAGGCCCCAACCCCTGAATTTCACAAGCATCTTGCATCAAGGGCGAGATGCGGTTTACAAATTCTAGGCTGAAGCGAGGAGAAACGATGCTCAACCTTTACCAACTTCAATCTTTCGTGACCGTGATCTCGGAAGGAAGCATGACCGGCGCCGCGGATAAGCTTTATCTGACCCAGCCGGCCATCAGTCAGCAAATTCGAAATTTGGAAGAAGAGTTGGGTGTCGAACTTCTGGTCCGCGGCGTGCGCGTCATTAAGCCCACCCTGCAGGGCGAAATCCTTTTCGATTTCGCGAAACGTATTCTGCAGCAAGCGGCGCAAGCCGAAGTGGCGGTCAAGGCCCTCGGGGCGGAGCTGAAAGGTCAGCTCAAGGTCGGCACGTTGAACTCCATGGGCGTTCAGCTGATGAGCCCTATCGTCAGTCGCCTCTTGAAGTACAACTCGAAACTTTCCATCGTCATCGACTACGGCGAAGGTCCCGACCTGATCCAAGCGTTCAACCGCAAAGATCTGGATCTGCTGATTCTGCCCGAAGTCGAAAAACAATTCGGTCTGACCTTGCCCGACGCCGAGAAGCGCTTCTTGTTCAAAGAAGAGATGTGGCTCGTCGGTTCGGGGAAAGACATGGACATGCCGAAGCAGATCCAGGTCGCCGAGATGAGCAAATACCCGCTGATTTTTTTCAGCCGTGAGTATCCCGACTTCAATCGTCGTTTGCTGGAAGTCTTGAAAGCGAACAACGTCGAGGTCGAGCCCACCTTCATCTCGCCGAACGTCGGCACGCTGAAGCGCGTGATCGAGTCGGCGTTGGGCTGGGGCTTTCTGCCGTCGAGCTCGATCAAAAAGCAAGTGCGTTCGGGCCGCATGAACCGCGTGGACGTGAAGGATTTCAGCTACGAGCTGGAATTCCAGTTCTACACCCACCAGGGCATGACCCAAACCTCGCTGTCGGACGTCTTCTACCAAGCGCTCTTGCAACAAGAGCGCGCGTAATGAAACGTGGGATCCTTGCGGGACTGCTCGCGCTCTCGGTGTTGACCGGTTGCGCTTCGACGGTCGCGAAGATCCTGCCGTTCGGCGAACCCGTCACCAAAGAGCGTTGCGAAGCTTTCTCGGTCCACGACTTCGGAGTGAAGGACGGGGCCGAGGCGCGTAAACGCGGCGAACGT
The DNA window shown above is from Pseudobdellovibrionaceae bacterium and carries:
- a CDS encoding LysR family transcriptional regulator, which translates into the protein MLNLYQLQSFVTVISEGSMTGAADKLYLTQPAISQQIRNLEEELGVELLVRGVRVIKPTLQGEILFDFAKRILQQAAQAEVAVKALGAELKGQLKVGTLNSMGVQLMSPIVSRLLKYNSKLSIVIDYGEGPDLIQAFNRKDLDLLILPEVEKQFGLTLPDAEKRFLFKEEMWLVGSGKDMDMPKQIQVAEMSKYPLIFFSREYPDFNRRLLEVLKANNVEVEPTFISPNVGTLKRVIESALGWGFLPSSSIKKQVRSGRMNRVDVKDFSYELEFQFYTHQGMTQTSLSDVFYQALLQQERA